The Parambassis ranga chromosome 13, fParRan2.1, whole genome shotgun sequence genome contains the following window.
GTCCTTCAGGTCCTGCCAGCTGCCACTCTGAGGGAGCCCTGAAAAACagcagggtgtttttttttagcatgtgtttatgtgtagaCACATCAACTTGTGTAACAATAAGCCTCACAAGCAACGACTTAagttaaaaatgcacaagaagTTTTGCAGTTTTGCAGAAGTTTTGTAGGACACTACAGGCtatgctgctgaggtgcaggagtactttcagtgccagactgatccctcctaaatgcaccactgagcgccacaggaggtcattccttcctgtggccctCAAACTGTATAACTCCTTCCTCTGGATCAGACAATCTGACCTAACACACTATCTTGTTAATTATAGCCACATTGGATTTAATGTAGACACTGATTTTACTGCACACCGTATAGGTTGTATTATATGACTACCAGTTTTTGACTTGCCAGGATATAACTTAAATGTTTATTATCATTTAGAattattaggtttttatttttattctattctaaccattttaccttatttatatttgtaacctgtttttgagtatacatggagcacctggaatgcaagcaatttcccactgggatcaataaagtatttctgattctgattatccCTGACTAACAATGGAACAGCAAACAATAAAGGGCACAATAACTCCCTGTAGACAGTGGGTCTGTGTTATCCCATTTGTCAAATATCTATATAATCTCTATATGTATAATCATTTGTTGTAATGTTCCTTTAGACAACATTAAAATGACTAGAAGGGCTCTGGAAAACACTGCAGAACTTTGCATTGGCACTTCTGGCCTGTGCAGTTGCATGAGTTTGAGAAGTGAGAAAACCAGTAAAGGCAATGAGTGTTGAATAAATTGCCATTAATTATAAATACTATCACTTGAAACTCTCTTTTAGCTTTGGTTATTTCTGTGTGGGCATCAAAACTTCTTTATCCAGGGGATTCACTGAacaaatccaaacacacacagatgctcagTTATTTTTGGCTTAACATGTAACAAGCTCTTAAAGTTAAGACACGTTTGTGGGATGTTAAGTTAATTAAGTAAGTAAATATTACACGCTGGATGTTGTGTAAGCAAAATAGGCAAGTGGAAAAAAGCGCGCCATAAATATAAGTAACTGACTAGCTTACCAGACACAACGACCCTGTACTCGGAGCGTCTGGATGGTGGTCCGTATCTGCTTCTCGGTGCACCCCCGATCCCCCCATAACCGCCTCTGGAGCCCCTGCCGCTCCGAGGAAACTCCACGCGCAGCCTGTAGCCGTCGTAGTCATAACCATCACGTCCATAGACGGCATCATCAGCGTCcctgttaataataaaacacagtttaCACATGAGCATGTAGAGGACACGGGGTTacatacacatgcagacagaaacatgCAGCCAGGGACAACGTCAGCCATGTTAGCAGCTAGCGTTATCCCTTACCGCCTGATAATCCGCCATGCAGCCGTGCTCCCCCTGTGTACAATGTTGATAAATTATCATACAGCTTTATGAGCTGCTGCCAAAATGAAATCATATACAAGCGTAATGGGTTAAGTGCGCTGGTTTCACACGTCCACAAAACCGAAACGAAGCACACGGTGTCTGTATGTACAACATTAACAACGCCATGAAATTTACAGCATATAATCATTCTGTTTGGATGCAATAATGCACAATAATTACTTTTTATTTGGCAAATATGTTTGTTTCAAGTCAAACAGGACAACACAAAACAAGTTTCGTTACGAGTACAACGTGCAATAGTTAGTCCAAAAAGTAGTCGTAGACCTGAGCAATGCGTTAGCACACGAGACGGTTAGCAACACAATGGGGGTTGCTTCAGGCCTACCAGGCTAACTGTTAGCATCTTACCTAGGGTCTTCGAATTCAATAAAAGCGAAAGGAGGCCCCCCTCTCCGGTTCTTCAGGTCGATATCTCGAATGGTACCGTATTTGTAGAACACATCTTCAACATCTTTCGTGCGAATATCTGGAGGGAGGTTTCCAACATAAATTCGGCAGTCGTTGTTCCCAGCGGGGCCTCGCACTACACCAGACATGGCTGCTAACTGTAACGTTGCTCGTTGTTTGAAATCGGTCTGAGATAGTCACACAGAGAGTGCACTCCGAGCACCTTGAAAACTTCAAGAGAAGAAAATGAGAGGTCGAGTAAACGCGCGCCGTTTTACGCTCCAACGTGCAGGATAAGTCACCGGTTAGACAATACTCTCGACGCTGCCCCTGCTTTCTTCAGGAACCGCGCTCCTCTGCGGGGCATTCATGAATACCGGAAACACTGCGGCCAGTCCTGACACATCCGCCGCGCGAAGTAGTCCTCCAAAAAAAGAGCAGGTGTGTGACAATAATCAATTATTTTCTTAGTTAGAAGTGTGTAGGAGCCATATGTTGTGTTagtgttttgtcattttgttagGCTGGTCGTCACGGTGATGGGGAGTAGTTGCGTCACATTATTCACATACTAACATTTGTGCCGAGACTTTTTTACAGGACACATAATACAGCAACGTTTTTTGCTATTGTAACATACGTATTGTTTATATTGGTGGAAAGTGTGGAGGAAAATACATCctcaaaaatcaataaaatgaaaaaaaaattaaatgttgCATTTAAACTTACCCAGAGAGAAATGTTTTGGACAATAAGACTGTGTGCTATTCAAAGagagattcaagattcaaagcgtttattgtcatatgcacagtatagaaactggttttcCCTGAAAATATAGAATCATTTGCAAAAGAACAATTtcaagagcaaaaagatgcaaataagtagacaaaatataaactatggaagtaaatgaagctatacacatatgtgcataaatgtgcatgtgcgttacatcagctgttgtgcaaattgagcagagaatgaatcatagtgcaaaaactgtcagaAGGTAAACAATTGTACATATGAAGTTgttggattggatattaaggtgcataaagaaataaataaacacttttgcagttactgttactgcatgtaaacctgtcagcatgtaaacaggcggtgtgtatgtgtgttacatgtcagtgtttaaacagtcagtgtgtatgtgcagggtacagtccattgttacagactcctgtcagcggTAAGGAGTCTGATGGCCAAGGGGAAgaaagagttcctgagtctgGTGGTCCTGCACTATGAGACTAAGTGGACTTCATATTGGTGTTGAGCATCATTCTAATTGTCTTAATAGAAATTTAAAGCTGGCCTGGGGCATTGGTGTATGGTAGGCCACTTTATACTGTTTGAAGAGTAAATCAGATACATGTGATTGGCCCCTGTCACTTTAGAACCAACCAGTGTTTTGTTTATTAACCACTGGACTGAAACTGCATTCCTCTGATGCTTAAATGTCATGTAGTGCAAGCTTGTCCGTAGTTATTTTATTGCATATGTATGATGATTATGATTCATAAAGAAAACTGTCTAAAGCAGATTTTTCACAACTTTATTTCTTGAAGGGTTGCAATTGAACTACAGACTATTATACAGATAATACTATTGATTACACATGTAGTTTTTTAGCTGTTCTGCTCATTATATTCGGGGACTGAAAGTGCAAATTAGCTTGAAGCTAATTGTCATGCAATATTTCTATTATCTGTGCATGTTTATTCCTTATTAAATAACAAAACCATACAGTTCAGATACAATgc
Protein-coding sequences here:
- the srsf1a gene encoding serine/arginine-rich splicing factor 1A, with the translated sequence MSGVVRGPAGNNDCRIYVGNLPPDIRTKDVEDVFYKYGTIRDIDLKNRRGGPPFAFIEFEDPRDADDAVYGRDGYDYDGYRLRVEFPRSGRGSRGGYGGIGGAPRSRYGPPSRRSEYRVVVSGLPQSGSWQDLKDHMREAGDVCYADVYRDGTGVVEFVRKEDMTYAVRKLDNTKFRSHEGETAYIRVKLDGPRSPSYGRSRSRSRGSRSRSRSRSASRSRSNSRGRGRGSPRYSPRHSRSRSRS